A genomic window from Cryobacterium sp. SO2 includes:
- a CDS encoding ABC transporter permease: MTRYLLRRSAFLVASLLLALAVLFVLLRLLPGDPANALLSVSATPAQIAAAQAQVGSDRGLWEQFWQWLVPLLRLDLGSSFISSLPVGPEILARLAVTVPLTLLAFGLALLLSLLVGFVAAWRADRWYGTALSVLSQLGIAVPAFWVGILLVSVFAIGLRIFPSGGFPRDDWADPADALHSLTLPVLTVAIVMSASLSRYVRSATLDVLGSDYLRNARALGSGFGQAMWRHGLRNASVPVIAILGIELATTFLGAVVIESVFTLPGLGSMLLTAIAQHDYPNIQGILLVSTVAVLLIGFLADIIQRLVDPRLRARAGEAR, translated from the coding sequence GTGACCCGCTACCTGCTGCGCAGGTCGGCCTTCCTGGTCGCGTCCCTGCTCCTGGCCCTTGCGGTGCTCTTCGTGCTGCTGCGGCTGCTGCCCGGCGACCCGGCGAACGCCCTGCTGTCGGTCAGCGCGACCCCGGCGCAAATCGCTGCCGCCCAGGCACAGGTCGGCAGCGACCGGGGACTCTGGGAACAGTTCTGGCAGTGGCTGGTTCCGCTGCTGCGGCTGGACCTCGGCTCATCGTTCATCAGTTCGCTCCCGGTCGGGCCCGAGATCCTCGCCAGGCTCGCCGTGACGGTGCCGCTGACCCTGCTGGCCTTCGGGCTCGCCCTGCTGCTCTCGCTGCTGGTGGGGTTCGTGGCGGCCTGGCGCGCCGACCGCTGGTACGGGACGGCGCTGTCGGTGCTGTCGCAGCTGGGCATCGCCGTGCCCGCGTTCTGGGTGGGCATCCTGCTCGTGAGCGTCTTCGCGATCGGCCTGCGGATCTTCCCGTCCGGCGGCTTCCCCCGCGACGACTGGGCCGATCCGGCGGATGCGCTGCACTCGCTCACCCTGCCCGTGCTCACCGTCGCCATCGTGATGAGCGCGTCGCTGTCCCGCTACGTGCGGAGCGCGACCCTGGACGTGCTCGGCAGCGACTACCTCCGCAACGCCAGGGCCCTGGGCTCCGGCTTCGGCCAGGCCATGTGGCGGCACGGCCTGCGGAACGCGTCGGTGCCGGTGATCGCGATCCTCGGCATCGAACTGGCCACCACGTTCCTCGGCGCCGTCGTGATCGAGAGCGTCTTCACCCTGCCGGGCCTGGGCAGCATGCTGCTCACCGCGATAGCACAGCACGACTACCCCAACATCCAGGGCATCCTGCTCGTGAGCACGGTCGCGGTGCTGCTCATCGGCTTCCTGGCCGACATCATCCAGCGCCTGGTCGATCCGCGCCTGCGCGCACGGGCGGGGGAGGCTCGATGA